In Actinomyces weissii, a genomic segment contains:
- a CDS encoding OmpA family protein gives MRKRSDLLLSRRRLLGVPVLAALAGALTACGDEYASPKPPATGASGGSTPGAPASGAPAHTPAAVPVPAGTTMRIDNLAKGKHSIEMTVGPVIRVDDSSSLLKVVAHRPQDDPGADEQIYPPLPELWLGSQSAENQGTRPLRLVDTANRRVWVSTQTAEPKDPFVEKGDTNEYYFSFGAIDAGTTRLVAMLSETGFFEVEVVEAATVPGVDGKALVAAAAPEPNRSAPLDLEFYARAFDGSSGSLTTSKDVTLSLSGDVTFATDSADLSATADAGLQVGALLIKAYPDGGSMTITGHTDDVAEDAYNLTLSEKRAQTVHQRLGELVDLSKWQVEVVGKGETEPKINDTTEEARAANRRVEVVLTPTGGTKLLPKPDGAAAQVPEPKGPSATGAAGVKVVDPHSQDEVTIYLDQVTRRGQVLLGEFRVVGGKVALSSSLNVWFRDSVGSAEYTARGEKAGLSPFSAASGVTLAVDGQYVFPLDYLPLGADGHRPLAELDLDEYAQEGKTYRVLVVWPDTGGSTVTVDRADDRESHANPWRLTDVPVVEA, from the coding sequence ATGCGCAAGCGCAGCGACCTCCTCCTCTCCCGTCGTCGCCTCCTGGGCGTGCCGGTCCTGGCAGCCCTGGCAGGCGCCCTGACCGCCTGCGGTGACGAGTACGCCAGCCCCAAGCCGCCCGCCACCGGCGCCTCCGGCGGCTCCACCCCGGGGGCCCCGGCCTCCGGCGCCCCGGCCCACACCCCGGCAGCCGTGCCCGTCCCCGCTGGCACCACCATGCGTATCGACAACCTGGCAAAAGGCAAGCACAGCATCGAGATGACGGTGGGTCCCGTCATCCGCGTGGACGACAGCTCCTCCCTGCTCAAGGTCGTCGCCCACCGGCCCCAGGACGACCCCGGTGCCGACGAGCAGATCTACCCGCCACTGCCTGAGCTCTGGCTCGGCAGCCAGTCCGCCGAGAACCAGGGAACCCGCCCGCTCCGGCTGGTCGACACCGCCAACCGCAGGGTGTGGGTCAGCACCCAGACCGCCGAGCCCAAGGACCCCTTCGTGGAGAAGGGCGACACCAACGAGTACTACTTCAGCTTCGGGGCTATCGACGCCGGGACCACCAGGCTGGTCGCCATGCTCTCAGAGACCGGCTTCTTTGAGGTGGAGGTGGTGGAGGCTGCCACCGTGCCGGGCGTAGACGGCAAGGCCCTGGTGGCCGCCGCCGCACCGGAGCCGAACCGGTCGGCACCGCTGGACCTGGAGTTCTACGCCCGCGCCTTTGACGGCTCCAGCGGCTCGCTCACCACCAGCAAGGACGTGACCCTGTCCCTGTCCGGTGACGTCACCTTCGCCACCGACTCCGCTGATCTCAGCGCCACCGCTGACGCCGGCCTGCAGGTGGGGGCCCTGCTCATCAAGGCCTACCCTGATGGCGGCAGCATGACCATCACGGGCCACACCGATGACGTCGCCGAGGACGCCTACAACCTGACCCTCTCCGAGAAGCGCGCCCAGACCGTGCACCAGCGCCTGGGAGAGCTGGTGGACCTGTCCAAGTGGCAGGTGGAGGTCGTCGGCAAGGGCGAGACCGAGCCCAAGATCAACGACACCACCGAGGAGGCCCGGGCCGCCAACCGGCGGGTGGAGGTGGTGCTGACCCCCACCGGCGGCACCAAGCTGCTGCCCAAGCCCGACGGGGCGGCTGCCCAGGTCCCAGAACCCAAGGGGCCTAGCGCCACCGGCGCGGCAGGGGTGAAGGTGGTTGACCCGCACAGCCAGGACGAGGTCACCATCTACCTGGACCAGGTCACGCGCCGGGGCCAGGTGCTGCTGGGCGAGTTCCGGGTGGTGGGCGGAAAGGTCGCCCTGTCCTCCAGCCTGAACGTCTGGTTCCGCGACTCCGTGGGCAGCGCCGAGTACACGGCCCGTGGGGAGAAGGCGGGACTGAGCCCCTTCTCCGCGGCCAGCGGCGTGACCCTGGCGGTGGACGGCCAGTACGTCTTCCCGCTGGACTACCTGCCGCTGGGCGCGGACGGGCACCGTCCGCTCGCGGAGCTGGACCTGGACGAGTACGCGCAGGAGGGCAAGACCTACCGGGTGCTGGTGGTCTGGCCGGACACGGGCGGCTCCACGGTCACCGTGGACCGGGCGGACGACAGGGAGAGCCACGCCAACCCCTGGCGCCTGACCGACGTCCCCGTGGTAGAGGCCTGA
- a CDS encoding tetratricopeptide repeat protein gives MRSQTLLPATTSLLKFLAAGAWLTGQSAAAGGLSLVADGLGSATDAAARWQLLRQMLDGGPQQEELSRELAAELESQLAQEIAQVQRQCAQAGNAQELLGGVVTEVSLAISDACGDRELILAAVRQPEDFPALLRRSATGRRQHVESAAEHFFDRLLEESAHAFTRVAPGSQSFDLAAFTTLLDSTERLEAGVSSLQDRQRRIEDGISHLRAGQEQMKQQMDGLSANAVPGPAQHIRSGSRPRVTADFVERQQVETLMTAVLDQGAERTALVGMRGSGKSQLASLLAQRCEEQGWPLVAWLHAQSRDSLVADLADLGLLLHLPAGKDDTKEELARRCLSHLASSPAADRLVVLDNVEDLDDLEGLAPRGAGLRLLATTTRQQIWQDRERVPVGVFEREESVGFLRSQLPSLQETQADRLADLLGDLPLALSQAAATIRREDCSFEEYAERLRCASLERAVTRQEGDEYPEAVAVALWFAAESALDDICRSDRARGQLARRQLEALSWLAASGVPGEWLTKALGRKDLTRAALADLVEHSVCQRSSDGQLVLLHGLQARVLREVWAGSRTEMIASAAAVLGAADLPQRAPDTFHDTRQQALALTDQLTAIAEQELSQELFSQEPVVEALCLALDEASALGAPQAAVCLEEAVALVARLLGPDHPDTLLARNNLAGAYQEAGRLSDAIPLYEQNLADRARVLGPDHPETLTSRNNLASAYADAGRLQDAVTLYQQNLTDRTRVLGPDHPHTLQARNNLAYAYADAGRLQEATRLYEQNLADRARLLGADHPDTLTARNNLAYTYQEAGRLREATSLYEQSLADHARVLGPDHPQTFTARNNLATAYQDARRLQEAISLHSQNLEDRARVLGPDHPDTLTSRRNLATAYREAGREQEAQALSGSPAPEAPGTRPDQP, from the coding sequence GTGCGTTCACAGACGTTGCTGCCAGCCACCACCAGCCTGCTTAAGTTCCTAGCCGCCGGAGCCTGGCTCACAGGCCAGTCTGCTGCTGCCGGAGGTCTGAGCCTAGTGGCGGACGGACTAGGCTCGGCCACTGACGCAGCAGCACGGTGGCAGCTTCTGCGGCAGATGCTTGACGGCGGCCCGCAGCAGGAAGAGCTGTCACGAGAGCTCGCGGCGGAGCTGGAGAGCCAGCTGGCCCAGGAGATTGCGCAGGTGCAGCGCCAGTGCGCGCAAGCGGGAAACGCGCAGGAGCTTCTCGGGGGCGTGGTCACCGAGGTCTCCCTGGCCATCAGCGACGCCTGCGGTGACAGGGAGCTGATCCTGGCAGCCGTGCGGCAGCCCGAGGACTTTCCGGCCCTGCTCAGGCGCAGCGCCACAGGTAGGCGCCAGCACGTGGAGTCCGCCGCCGAGCACTTCTTTGACCGCCTGCTGGAGGAGTCCGCCCACGCCTTCACCCGGGTGGCCCCGGGGTCGCAGAGCTTTGACCTGGCCGCCTTCACCACCTTGCTGGACTCCACGGAGCGCCTGGAGGCCGGGGTCAGCAGCCTGCAGGACAGGCAGAGACGTATAGAGGACGGCATCAGCCACCTGCGGGCCGGGCAGGAGCAGATGAAGCAGCAGATGGACGGGCTCAGTGCCAATGCAGTCCCTGGGCCTGCCCAGCACATCCGCTCCGGCAGCCGCCCGCGTGTGACCGCAGACTTCGTGGAGCGCCAGCAGGTGGAGACCCTGATGACGGCGGTCCTGGACCAGGGCGCCGAAAGGACCGCCCTGGTGGGGATGCGCGGCTCAGGCAAGTCCCAGCTCGCCTCCCTGCTGGCACAGAGGTGCGAGGAGCAGGGCTGGCCGCTGGTGGCCTGGCTGCATGCCCAGTCCCGCGACTCCCTGGTGGCAGACCTGGCCGATCTGGGCCTCCTGCTGCACCTGCCCGCAGGCAAGGACGACACCAAGGAGGAACTGGCCCGGCGCTGCCTGAGCCACCTGGCCTCCAGCCCGGCCGCTGACCGCCTGGTCGTCCTTGACAACGTGGAGGACCTTGACGACCTGGAGGGCCTGGCTCCCCGGGGAGCGGGGCTCCGCCTGCTGGCGACCACCACCAGGCAGCAGATATGGCAGGACCGGGAGCGGGTACCGGTGGGAGTGTTCGAGCGTGAGGAGTCAGTCGGCTTCCTACGCTCGCAGCTGCCCAGCCTCCAGGAGACGCAGGCAGACAGGCTCGCGGACCTGCTAGGGGACCTGCCACTGGCCCTGTCCCAGGCAGCGGCCACGATACGGCGCGAGGACTGCTCCTTCGAGGAGTACGCGGAGCGTCTACGCTGCGCCTCCCTGGAACGGGCGGTGACCCGGCAGGAGGGGGACGAGTACCCGGAGGCGGTGGCCGTAGCCCTGTGGTTCGCGGCGGAATCGGCCCTGGACGACATCTGCCGCTCCGACCGGGCACGCGGCCAGCTCGCTCGCAGACAGCTGGAGGCCCTGTCCTGGCTCGCCGCCTCAGGCGTACCCGGTGAGTGGCTGACCAAGGCCCTTGGAAGGAAGGACCTGACCAGGGCCGCCCTGGCCGACCTGGTTGAGCACTCAGTGTGCCAGAGGTCCTCTGACGGTCAGCTGGTGCTGCTTCACGGCCTGCAGGCCCGGGTGCTCCGGGAGGTGTGGGCAGGCAGCCGGACGGAGATGATCGCGAGCGCCGCCGCCGTCCTGGGTGCCGCCGACCTGCCCCAGCGGGCACCGGACACCTTTCACGACACCCGGCAGCAGGCCCTGGCCCTGACGGACCAGCTGACGGCCATCGCCGAGCAGGAGCTGTCACAAGAGCTCTTCAGCCAGGAGCCCGTGGTGGAGGCGCTGTGCCTGGCCCTTGACGAGGCCTCCGCCCTGGGAGCGCCGCAGGCCGCAGTCTGCCTGGAGGAGGCCGTTGCCCTAGTTGCCCGGCTTCTCGGTCCGGACCACCCTGACACCCTGCTAGCCCGCAACAACCTGGCTGGCGCCTACCAGGAGGCTGGCCGTCTTAGCGACGCCATCCCCCTGTACGAGCAGAACCTTGCGGACCGCGCCCGCGTCCTGGGACCTGACCACCCCGAGACCCTAACCTCCCGCAACAACCTAGCCAGCGCCTACGCGGACGCCGGACGCCTCCAGGACGCCGTCACCTTGTACCAGCAGAACCTCACGGACCGTACCCGTGTACTGGGCCCCGACCACCCCCACACCCTGCAGGCCCGTAACAACCTGGCCTACGCCTACGCGGACGCAGGCCGCCTGCAGGAAGCCACGCGCCTGTACGAGCAGAACCTCGCTGACCGCGCCCGCCTCCTGGGGGCCGACCACCCTGACACCCTCACCGCCCGCAACAACCTGGCCTACACCTACCAGGAGGCGGGGCGCCTGCGGGAGGCCACCTCCTTGTACGAGCAGAGCCTTGCCGACCACGCGCGCGTGCTGGGCCCGGACCACCCCCAGACCTTTACCGCCCGCAACAACCTCGCCACCGCCTACCAGGACGCTCGTCGTCTGCAGGAGGCCATTAGCCTGCACTCCCAGAACCTTGAGGACCGCGCCCGGGTCCTGGGTCCTGACCACCCTGACACCCTCACCTCCCGGAGGAACCTGGCCACCGCCTACCGGGAGGCGGGCCGGGAGCAGGAGGCGCAGGCCCTGTCCGGCAGCCCGGCCCCGGAGGCCCCCGGCACCCGGCCGGACCAGCCTTGA
- a CDS encoding exonuclease SbcCD subunit D, whose translation MRILHTSDWHLGRTFHGRVLDDAHAAFTEHLLELVRAEKVDAVLVSGDVYDRTVPPQQSVQLLDETLRRLSERTRVVLTPGNHDSAQRLGFASSLLREGLVIQARADGVDRAITLPDSAGRPGALVYALPYLDPESARWSLPPLLSARLGESPGEVPEQQTVPAAPEHSASLAPPASQEPPGSPRLPRSHEAVVSGALRLVAADLARQRQGASRRLPAVVMAHAFVSPTGPGASDAESAQPSESERDIKVGGVDLVPSQVFATLGGSPHAPASGGLDYAALGHLHRPQQVKLPAALRQQVESTGTPLPLLRYSGSPLPFSFSEAPYPKSSVLLELGPKGVTRSELVPTPQTHQVLTLRGSLEELLSPQHDGLEAAWLRVELTGELVHDATARLRRRFPNLLALTRVAPALAAGSVPALHRQADLPQVADAFLAAAGGRAPTPAESAVLREAYEAARNQEGSR comes from the coding sequence ATGCGGATCCTGCACACCTCCGACTGGCACCTGGGGCGCACCTTTCACGGGCGCGTCCTGGATGACGCCCACGCCGCCTTCACCGAGCACCTGCTGGAGCTGGTGCGCGCCGAGAAGGTGGATGCCGTGCTGGTCTCGGGGGACGTCTACGACCGCACGGTCCCGCCCCAGCAGTCCGTCCAGCTCCTGGACGAGACGCTCCGCCGCCTGAGCGAACGCACCCGCGTGGTCCTCACCCCCGGCAACCACGACTCCGCCCAGCGCCTGGGCTTCGCCTCCTCCCTGCTGCGGGAGGGCCTGGTCATCCAGGCCCGGGCCGACGGCGTAGACCGTGCCATCACCCTGCCGGACTCCGCAGGCCGCCCTGGCGCGCTCGTCTACGCCCTGCCCTACCTGGACCCCGAGTCCGCCCGCTGGTCCCTGCCGCCACTGCTCTCCGCACGCCTCGGGGAGAGCCCGGGCGAGGTCCCGGAGCAGCAGACCGTCCCCGCTGCCCCGGAGCACTCCGCCAGCCTCGCGCCCCCCGCCAGCCAGGAGCCTCCCGGCAGCCCCCGCCTGCCCCGCTCCCATGAGGCGGTGGTCAGCGGCGCCCTGCGGCTGGTGGCCGCGGACCTGGCCCGGCAGCGCCAGGGCGCGAGCCGCCGCCTGCCCGCCGTCGTGATGGCCCACGCCTTCGTCTCCCCCACCGGCCCTGGCGCCAGCGACGCCGAGTCCGCCCAGCCCAGTGAGTCCGAGCGGGACATCAAGGTGGGGGGCGTGGACCTGGTGCCCTCGCAGGTCTTCGCCACCCTGGGCGGCTCTCCCCACGCCCCCGCCAGCGGCGGCCTGGACTATGCGGCCCTCGGGCACCTGCACCGGCCCCAGCAGGTGAAGCTCCCCGCCGCCCTGCGCCAGCAGGTGGAGTCCACCGGCACACCCCTGCCGCTGCTGCGCTACAGCGGCTCCCCCCTGCCCTTCTCCTTCTCCGAGGCCCCCTACCCCAAGTCCTCCGTGCTGCTGGAGCTCGGCCCCAAGGGCGTGACCCGCAGCGAGCTGGTCCCCACCCCCCAGACCCACCAGGTCCTGACCCTGCGGGGCAGCCTTGAAGAGCTCCTCTCCCCCCAGCACGACGGCCTGGAGGCGGCCTGGCTGCGGGTAGAGCTCACCGGCGAGCTCGTGCACGACGCCACCGCCCGCCTACGCCGTCGCTTCCCCAATCTCCTGGCCCTGACCCGGGTGGCCCCCGCACTAGCGGCAGGCAGCGTGCCCGCCCTACACCGCCAGGCGGACCTGCCCCAGGTCGCAGACGCCTTCCTGGCGGCCGCCGGAGGCCGCGCCCCCACCCCCGCAGAAAGCGCCGTGCTCCGGGAGGCCTACGAGGCCGCACGCAACCAGGAAGGCTCCCGCTGA
- a CDS encoding AAA family ATPase encodes MRVHSLTMTAVGPYPGTEQIDFDRFAASGRFLLTGPTGAGKTTIIDAIVFALYGQVADSEDSSKARIRSTHAEATTRTVVELVFSTSAGTYRLRRSPEYQRPKKRGGGTTTEKATAHLWRLADPDASPTEEPVSGPREVGAEVARVVGLSREQLTQTVVLPQGKFAQFLRASSAERHQLLRDVFGTGVYDRVQEQIAERSREAKRRSQAARTNLDATVQHLLTLLSTYDAAGSSGAQPEGDTPAEPGPSSTADRSPQPSPAVSAGDGTAQERPEAEDGGASASATGTGAAGGSSEAGSASGEGAAGGSSEAGSESVAGDEGSAGAAGAAAPPVVLSTADRLLAASAETPPHPERLSQVLDGTLQASSTRLDQLEGQEAQAQQDRDQATHQLEQVRDLANRLERRRRLLEEQAQQEAQAPQQQEREQRLAQAEAAAHTSTPAQVLSRAQASATASVEAATTLLAQPQPAIVEVSSSAQQGLRLLQDATSSPTLETSASSTPGAPEATEALPGAPVQVPAAQPSGSAAAGSLEDPASASPRLPGTLRSKTASPGSGPEAPASRPTGADAQLPGEELLANATQTLTAAAQSTRQQAGTLTALASTEAGLPQREQDLTAQAAALAQAEQDLSQVEAELSARPAQLEALHARLATAQAAQDSLPALKVAHDQAQARHQAAALADQLTQQHTRAQEAVDAAAQAAQQAEEAVHAQRRRWIATTAGNLAAELEADSPCPVCGSTEHPHPAPVEEGTVSRAQVEAAEAHASQARQYLQDTVMQRQSLQERLEAAVTQAGNQGQAHTSAALQAAQQELATAQQAAQPLKDLEEQAAGFTQATARLAQEAAAAKARNQAAAAALQVQQDTLEADTQKVRQAQDGAPSVQARIAALTQRAEAYEACTQALTRCLADAQAVAQAHTDLAQVLRAEGLASLQQAESLRLPPAELKALRTQVDDARAQRQRVRLALAEPEITTLTGQEQADLPAAQEARTQADTRHTQAVRALERARSQHQALEDACTSVQDAATSLQEVTASQAALLRVAALVSGDNDLATPLATWVLVERFQEVLVFANQRLAEMSSGRYQLTHVDHETGSARRKDRGLGLGVIDHLGDQAVRDPKTLSGGETFYVSLSLALALADVVATESGGITMETLFIDEGFGTLDPETLDKVMAELARLQAGGRTVGIVSHVEELRRQIADRIEVRRTATGSTLRQTAT; translated from the coding sequence ATGCGCGTACACAGCCTCACCATGACCGCTGTCGGCCCCTACCCCGGCACCGAGCAGATCGACTTTGACCGCTTTGCCGCCTCCGGGCGCTTCCTGCTCACCGGGCCCACCGGCGCAGGCAAGACCACCATCATTGACGCCATCGTCTTCGCCCTCTACGGGCAGGTGGCCGACTCCGAGGACTCCTCCAAGGCACGTATCCGCTCCACCCACGCCGAGGCCACCACCCGGACCGTCGTGGAGCTCGTCTTCTCCACCAGCGCAGGCACCTACCGGCTGCGCCGCAGCCCCGAGTACCAGCGCCCCAAGAAACGCGGCGGCGGCACCACCACCGAGAAGGCCACCGCCCACCTGTGGCGCCTGGCAGACCCAGACGCCAGCCCCACGGAGGAGCCTGTCAGCGGGCCCCGGGAGGTCGGGGCGGAGGTCGCGCGCGTGGTGGGGCTCAGCCGCGAGCAGCTCACCCAGACCGTGGTGCTCCCCCAAGGCAAGTTCGCCCAGTTCCTGCGCGCCAGCTCCGCCGAACGCCACCAGCTGCTGCGGGACGTGTTCGGCACCGGCGTCTACGACCGCGTGCAGGAGCAGATCGCTGAACGCTCCCGCGAGGCCAAGCGCCGCAGCCAAGCAGCCCGCACCAACCTGGACGCCACCGTCCAGCACCTCCTCACCCTGCTAAGCACCTACGACGCCGCAGGCAGCTCCGGGGCCCAGCCGGAGGGCGACACTCCGGCGGAACCCGGGCCAAGCAGCACGGCTGACCGTAGTCCCCAGCCCTCCCCCGCGGTGTCAGCGGGAGACGGCACTGCCCAGGAGAGGCCGGAGGCGGAGGACGGGGGCGCAAGCGCGAGCGCCACCGGTACAGGCGCTGCGGGTGGTTCGAGCGAGGCGGGCAGTGCGAGCGGTGAAGGCGCTGCGGGTGGTTCGAGCGAGGCGGGCAGTGAGAGCGTTGCGGGCGACGAGGGCAGTGCGGGTGCTGCGGGTGCTGCGGCGCCGCCGGTCGTCCTCTCCACCGCCGACCGTCTCCTGGCAGCCAGCGCCGAGACTCCGCCCCACCCAGAGCGCCTGTCCCAGGTGCTTGACGGCACCCTCCAGGCCTCGTCCACCCGGCTGGATCAGCTGGAGGGGCAGGAGGCCCAGGCCCAGCAGGACCGGGACCAAGCCACCCACCAGCTGGAGCAGGTCCGTGACCTGGCCAACCGCCTGGAACGACGCCGCAGGCTCCTGGAGGAACAGGCCCAGCAGGAGGCCCAGGCACCCCAGCAGCAGGAGCGCGAGCAGCGGCTCGCGCAGGCCGAGGCCGCCGCCCACACCAGCACCCCCGCGCAGGTGCTCTCCCGGGCCCAGGCCAGCGCCACAGCCAGCGTGGAGGCCGCCACCACGCTCCTGGCACAGCCCCAGCCCGCCATCGTGGAGGTCAGCAGCTCCGCCCAGCAGGGCCTGCGCCTGCTCCAGGACGCCACCAGCAGCCCCACCCTGGAAACCAGTGCCTCCAGCACCCCCGGTGCGCCCGAGGCTACCGAAGCCCTGCCCGGTGCACCCGTGCAGGTGCCCGCCGCACAGCCCAGCGGCAGCGCAGCCGCAGGCTCCCTGGAAGACCCCGCCTCAGCCTCCCCCCGCCTCCCGGGCACGCTCCGCTCTAAGACAGCCAGCCCCGGCAGCGGACCCGAGGCACCCGCGTCCCGGCCCACCGGTGCTGACGCCCAGCTCCCCGGCGAGGAGCTGCTGGCCAACGCCACCCAGACACTCACCGCCGCCGCCCAGAGCACCAGGCAGCAGGCCGGGACCCTGACCGCCCTGGCTAGCACCGAGGCCGGGCTGCCCCAGCGGGAGCAGGACCTGACCGCCCAGGCCGCGGCCCTGGCGCAGGCCGAGCAGGACCTCAGCCAGGTGGAGGCCGAGCTGTCGGCCCGACCCGCACAGCTTGAGGCCCTGCACGCCAGGCTCGCGACGGCGCAGGCCGCCCAGGACTCCCTGCCCGCCCTCAAGGTCGCCCACGACCAGGCGCAGGCCCGCCACCAGGCCGCCGCCCTGGCCGACCAGCTCACGCAGCAGCACACGCGGGCGCAGGAGGCCGTCGATGCCGCCGCGCAGGCCGCCCAGCAGGCTGAGGAGGCGGTACACGCCCAACGGCGCCGCTGGATCGCCACCACCGCCGGGAACCTGGCTGCAGAGCTGGAAGCAGACAGTCCCTGCCCCGTCTGCGGCTCCACCGAGCACCCACACCCCGCCCCCGTCGAGGAGGGCACCGTCAGCCGCGCCCAGGTCGAGGCCGCCGAGGCCCACGCCAGCCAGGCCCGCCAGTACCTCCAGGACACCGTGATGCAGCGCCAGTCCCTCCAGGAGCGGCTGGAGGCCGCCGTCACCCAGGCAGGCAACCAGGGCCAGGCCCATACCAGCGCCGCCCTGCAGGCCGCCCAGCAGGAGCTGGCGACGGCGCAGCAGGCCGCCCAGCCCCTCAAGGACCTGGAGGAGCAGGCCGCTGGCTTCACCCAGGCCACCGCCCGCCTGGCCCAGGAGGCCGCCGCCGCCAAGGCCCGCAACCAGGCCGCAGCCGCGGCCCTCCAGGTCCAGCAGGATACCCTGGAGGCGGACACCCAGAAGGTCCGCCAGGCCCAGGACGGTGCCCCCAGCGTCCAGGCCCGGATCGCCGCCCTGACCCAGCGGGCCGAGGCCTACGAGGCCTGCACCCAGGCCCTCACCCGCTGCCTGGCAGACGCCCAGGCCGTGGCCCAGGCCCACACTGACCTGGCCCAGGTGCTGCGCGCAGAAGGCCTTGCCAGCCTCCAGCAGGCGGAGTCCCTGCGCCTGCCCCCAGCCGAGCTGAAGGCCCTGCGCACCCAGGTGGACGACGCCCGTGCCCAGCGGCAACGAGTCCGCCTGGCCCTGGCCGAGCCCGAGATCACCACGCTCACCGGCCAGGAGCAGGCCGACCTGCCAGCCGCCCAGGAGGCGCGCACGCAGGCCGACACCCGGCACACGCAGGCCGTGCGCGCCCTGGAACGGGCCCGCTCCCAGCACCAGGCCCTCGAAGACGCCTGCACCAGCGTCCAGGACGCCGCCACCAGCCTGCAGGAGGTAACCGCCAGCCAGGCCGCTTTGCTCCGGGTAGCCGCCCTCGTCAGCGGGGACAACGACCTCGCCACCCCCCTGGCCACCTGGGTGCTGGTAGAACGGTTCCAGGAGGTGCTCGTATTCGCCAACCAGCGCCTGGCCGAGATGTCCTCCGGGCGCTACCAGCTCACCCACGTGGACCACGAGACCGGCTCCGCCCGCCGCAAGGACCGGGGCCTGGGCCTGGGCGTCATCGACCACCTCGGGGACCAGGCCGTCCGCGACCCCAAGACCCTCTCCGGCGGGGAGACCTTCTACGTCTCCCTGTCCCTGGCCCTGGCCCTGGCCGACGTGGTCGCCACCGAGTCCGGCGGCATCACCATGGAGACCCTCTTCATCGACGAAGGCTTTGGCACCCTGGACCCCGAGACCCTGGACAAGGTCATGGCCGAGCTCGCCCGTCTCCAGGCCGGAGGCCGCACCGTCGGCATCGTCTCCCACGTGGAAGAGCTACGCCGTCAGATAGCCGACCGCATCGAGGTCCGGCGCACCGCCACCGGCTCCACCCTGCGCCAGACCGCCACCTGA
- a CDS encoding DUF6912 family protein gives MRVYVPATAADLRAAQISARLAHAATRTLAEALTEEDEEGLEVSASLCAADSSLMLLAVPGAETLPSRRVVVAADVDGASVEELAVGEDVLPGTVRLGAPVPWESVAALLVDEAAAEGDVEAARRGDEEAFERTAEADLLWFDVSERAHLAAELGV, from the coding sequence ATGCGTGTCTATGTTCCTGCTACCGCCGCTGACTTGCGGGCGGCCCAGATCTCTGCGCGTCTGGCTCATGCGGCCACCCGGACCTTGGCTGAGGCCCTGACGGAGGAGGACGAGGAGGGCCTGGAGGTGTCAGCCAGCCTGTGCGCCGCTGATTCCTCCTTGATGCTGCTGGCGGTGCCGGGGGCGGAGACGCTGCCCTCCCGCCGGGTGGTGGTGGCGGCGGACGTGGACGGCGCCAGCGTGGAGGAGCTGGCGGTGGGGGAGGACGTGCTGCCGGGCACGGTGCGCCTGGGAGCGCCGGTGCCGTGGGAGTCTGTGGCGGCGCTGCTGGTTGACGAGGCTGCCGCCGAGGGTGACGTGGAGGCCGCCCGCAGGGGTGATGAGGAGGCCTTTGAGCGGACGGCGGAGGCGGACCTGCTGTGGTTCGACGTCTCTGAGCGCGCCCACCTGGCCGCCGAGCTGGGGGTGTGA